The sequence GGTTGAACGAGGCGGGCAGGTGCTTCTTCTGCAAGTCCAGTATCACTTTCAGTCGACGGTCCAGGGTATGTGCCGGCAGGCCGGCGGCTTGCAGCAGGTCGTTGTAGGCCACATGTTCACGGCTGTGCATGGCTTCCTGACCGATGAATCCTTGGACTTCTTTCTTCAACTGCGGGTCTTCAATGCGATCGCGGTAGTGGCGCACGCTGTCCATGAAGAACAATTCGCCCTGAGGAAACAGCAACGACAAGGCGTTGAAGAAGTGGGTGATGAAGGGGCCTTGCTCGTGCCAGTTCTTGATGTGCTCGGCAGGCAGGGCAAAACGCAGATCGCGACGAATGGGCAGCATGTTGGGTGCTCCGTGGCGTGATGAAAAGTTAGAGACGGTGTTCGTCCTGGGTTTCAAAGGCCGGTGCCTTGGCCTTTTTTGGGGCCATGCGTTTGCTGGCAAATACCACCAGCGCCTGATAGGCCGCCGGCAGGCAGCGCGCGAGCAGGTCCAGGGCGTAGGCGTCGCGGCCGATCAGCACGCGGCGCTTGTTTTTACGCACACCGTGCAGGATCACTTTGGCGGCCTGGTCGGCGTCGGTGATGAATAGTTTTTCGAAGTCGGCCCGGGCCTGTTGTTCGCTGTGGATCAAGAAGCCGTTCATGTTGGGATCGATCCGGCTGCTGCGGCAGATGTCGGTACGAATCCCACCGGGATGTACGCAGGTAGCCGAGACGCCGGCACGTTGCAGGTCCAGTTCCTGGCGCAGGGATTCGGTAAAGCCGCGCACAGCGAACTTGGTGGCGTTGTAGGCACTCATTCCTGGTTGGGCGAACAGGCCGAATACGCTTGAGGTGTTGACCACATGCCCATCGCCGGAGGCCTTGAGGTACGGCAGGAAGGCCTTGGTGCCGTGGACCACGCCCCAGAAGTTGATGCCGACGATCCATTCCAGGTCGGCGTAGTCCACACCTTCGACGGTGCTCGACAGGGCGACTCCGGCATTGTTGAAAATCAGATTGACCTGGCCGTGCTCGGCAAAGCAGAGGGCAGCCCAGTCGAGCATCGCCTGGCGGTCGGAAACATCCAGCACTTGAGAGGTGACGAGCACGGGCGACAGGGTCGAGGTCTTCACCAACTCCACCGTCTGGGCCAGGCCTTGGCTGTTTTTATCGGCCAGGGCCAGGTGGCAGCCCTCCCGGGCTAACGCCAAGGCCAACGCGCGGCCCATGCCTGATGCGGCGCCGGTGATGGCTGCTACGCGGCCGGTAAATGATTTCATGACAGGCTGCCCTCCGCCGTGGTGTTGGGGTGCGAAACTGGACGCGAATCAGCCGTAGCGGGTGCCGTGCTGACCACGTAATCCTTAAGGGAAAAGTGCCGGGTGACCTGTTTGAAGCGCCAGGTCGAGCCGGGCCACAAGGTGGTGTTCTTGCCGGTACGCGGGTCCAGGTACCAGCTTTGGCAACCGCCGGTGGACCAGATAGTGCGTTTGAGTTTTTCTTGCAGATTGAGGTTGTAGGCGCTTTCCACGGCAGGCTTGACGTCTATCGTGTCGATGCGTTGTCGCTGCATCTGCTGCAGGGCATCGAGGATGTAGGTGACCTGGGCTTCGATCATCAGAATCATCGAGTTATGCCCCAGCCCGGTGTTGGGGCCGACGATCAGGAACAGGTTGGGATAGCCCGGCACCGTGGTGCCCAGGTAGGCGTGGGCGCCGTCGCGCCAGGTGTCCATGATGTCGACTCCGTGGCGGCCGATGATGCAGCCACGGGGCAGGGGATCGGTGGCCTGGAAGCCGGTGCCGAAAATCAGGCAATCCGCCGGGTGCTTGATGCCGTCAGCGGTGATCACCCCATCGGCTTCGATACGCACCACGTTGTAGGTGACAACCTGCACATTGCTGCGCGAGAGCGCTGGGTAGTAGTCGTTGGAGATGAGTATGCGCTTGCAGCCGATGGTGTAGTCGGGGGTCAGGGTTTTGCGCAGGGAAGGGCGGGTCACTTGTTTATGCAAGTGACCCACGGCGATCTTTTGCACCACCTTCATCAGCTTCGGGTGCAGGGCAAAACCCACCACGCGACTTTCCAGGGCCAGGTAGAACGCCCCGCGAACCAGGCGCTGGGTGAAGGGCAGGTATTTGAAGGTCCAGCGTTCAAACCGCGAAATCGGCCGGTCCCGCTTGGGCATGATCCACGGTGGGGTACGTTGGAACAGGTCCAGGTGCGCCACGTGCGGCGCAATCTGCGGCACGAACTGAATGGCGCTGGCGCCGGTGCCGATCACCGCCACACGTTTGCCTTTCAATGAATAGTCGTGGTCCCACTGTTGGGAGTGGAAGCGTTTGCCCTTGAAGCTGTCCAGGCCGGGAATGTCCGGCAGTGCGGGGCGCGACAGGCCGCCCATTCCCGACACCAGCACCCGGGCGCTGACCTGGCGGCCATTGCTGAAGCGCAGGTTCCAGCGTTGCTGCGCATCATCGAATACGGCTTGGTCCAGGCCCATGCCGAAGCGCAAGTAAGACGCCAGCTCGTAACGCTGAGCGCATTGTTCCAGGTAGGCGCGGATCTCGGCTTGGGGGGCGAACTGGCGTGTCCAGTCCGGGTTGGGCGCGAAGGAAAACGAATAGACATGCGATTGCACGTCGCAGGCGCAGCCGGGGTAGTGGTTGTCGCGCCAGGTGCCGCCGAGGGTGTCCGCCTGCTCGGCAATAAAGAAGTCGTGCTGGCCTGCTTCCTTGAGTTTGATCGCCATGCACAGCCCGGCGAAGCCTGAGCCAATGATGGCGATGTCGACGCTATCCCTCGTACTGTCCTGCTGGGAGTAGGCATTCATAAGGTGTCCCTCGTTGGCGCTGCGCGCCTTGCGGGTTGAGGCATCGGATTGGCTCCTGTTTTTGTTATGGCTTGGGCGAACTGATTCGCCACAAATAGATAGAACACCATTGCAAAGAAAAATTGAATTAATTATTTTAAAAAACATTTTAAATAATGTGCCTGAAAAATATCGCCTACGCTACGAACCAGTTCCTCAGGTGCGAGCTGTCCGACGGATGAGCGTTTTACGCATGCAGCAGGGTCCAGGGTGTGGACGATTGGCTAGGGGCTCGATCAATTCCGGTCGACCTCCAAGCACAGGGAAGCAGAGGACCGAGCTATGGCTGTTGAATGGGTTGTTGCTGCGGGTGTGTTTGTGGGGGCCAGTGCGGTGTTATGGGGCATCAGTGCCTGGATGACACGGCGTATCGAAGCGGCTGTTCCGATCAACGGGCGCTTTCTGGAGGTCGATGGCGAGCGCTTTCATTATGTAGAAGAGGGCAAGGGCCCGCCGCTGGTGATGATTCACGGCTTGATGGGCAGCAGCCGTAACCTGACCTATGCCTTGTCGGCGCAGTTGCGTGAGCACTTCCGGGTGATCACCGTCGACCGGCCGGGCTCCGGGTATTCCACTCGCCACAAAGGTACGCCTGCCGACCTGCCGGGCCAGGCCCGGCAAATGGCGACTTTTATCAAGACCCTCGATCTGGGTCAGCCCCTGGTGCTGGGGCATTCCCTGGGTGGGGCGATTTCCCTGGCGCTGGCTCTTAATCATCCCCACGCGGTTTCAGGATTAATCCTGGTGGCGCCTCTGACTTATCCTCAAGGCATGTTGCCGTTGGTCTTCGTATCATTGGCCGTGCGTCCAGCGTGGTTACGCCGCTGGGTATCGCGAACGCTGGCGGCACCCTTGGGGATGCTGACCAAGGGCTCGGTGGTCAAGGGCGTATTTGCGCCCGATATTGCCCCGGATGATTTCTCTACCCGAGGTGGTGGTTTGCTGGGGATGCGCCCCGATAATTTTTATGCCGCCTCCAGCGAGATTGCCCTGGTCAACGATTATCTGCCAGAGATGGTCAAGCGGTACCCGCAACTCAGCCTGCCGATTGGCTTGATCTATGGCTCGAGGGACAAGGTGCTGGACTTTCGCAAGCATGGCCAGGCCCTGGCGGACAAAGTGCCCGGGCTGAAACTGCAATTGGTCAACGGTGCCGGGCATATGCTGCCGATCACCTCCCCGGAGCGCATTGCGGCCCTGGTCGAGCAGGTGGCCAAGCGTGCCAGGCCAGCGCAAAGCGCCACGATCCTGCACCCGCCCTTTGCCCTGGCGAGCAAATAATTGTGGCAATCGCGGCGTGCTCAATAGTCCTCAAAGCTTGCTCTAGACACCTGACCGAACAGATGAAAAAGAGACTGTGCGGTCACGTTTAAAAGGGCTCGAGAAAGTAGTTGACGACCTAACGATTACGCGCTATTTATTTAAAAAAATATTTCAATGTTTGTTTTGAAATGATTTTTGAAGTGCCTAAGAGCGAATAAAATAATGAAAAAAACGTCTTTTATCGCATGGTTGATTTCCTGGAGCAGTCATCGCTCCCTGAACCTGTTCACCGTTCATTTTGCTTCCCTGCCATGCCGCGTTGCGCCAAGCGCCCGGAGGTTGCCATGAATCAGACCCTGGCAGCTCCGCACGTCTGGACCGATGGCAAACGCCACTTGTGGTGGCTCGGCATCATGCCCCTGGCAACTCCTTTGCTCTCCGGCGCCCTGGCCATTACCACCGGTGTACAGCAACTGTGGTGGGTCGGCGTACTGGTGATCTTCGGCCTGATCCCGCTGATCGATGGCCTGTTGGGCGAAGACGTCAGCAACCCGCCGGAATCCGCCGTCAGCGGCCTTGAATCCCAAAGCTACTATCGCTGGATCGTCTACACCGGTGTGCTGTTTGTTATTTCCTCGGTGATCATCACCGGTTGGCTGGCAGTCAGCGGCATCGACTGGATCATCAGCGGCGGCTTGCTGCATGCCACCGCGTCGATGGATCCGTCGAGCTGGATGGCACAAACCGCCAGCTTCATCACCGCCCGCACGCAGTTACATGGTGAAGTCAGTTGGTTCACCTACCTGGGCATGGCCATGTCCACTGGCGCTGCCACCGGGATTGCCATCAACACTGCCCATGAGCTGGGCCATAAGCCGCGCCTGTTGGAAGTCATCCTGGCGAAGATCACTTTGGCACCCACCTTCTACGGACACTTCTACACCGAACATAACCGCGGCCATCACGTTCGTGTTGCGACACCGGAAGATCCGGCCAGCTCGCGGTTGGGGGAGAGCTTCTGGGCCTTCCTGCCACGCTCGGTAGGGTTCAGCGCGCGGTCGGCCTGGAACCTGGAGCGTGAACGTCTGCGCAAACTGGGGCTGCCGGCCTGGCATTGGAAGAACGGAGTACTGAGTGCCTGGATGTACAGCGTGGTGTTATGGGGCGCGATGATTGCCTGGCTGGGGGTTGGGGTGATTCCGTTCCTGGTGATTCAGGGTGTCTACGGCTTCTCGCTGCTGGAAGTGGTGAACTACGTCGAGCACTACGGTTTGATGCGCCAGAAGTTGCCTAACGGTCGTTATGAACGTTGCTCGCCTCGGCACTCCTGGAACAGTAATCGAATTGTCACCAACATCTTTCTGTTCCAGTTGCAGCGTCATTCCGATCACCATGCCAACCCGACTCGCAGTTATCAGTCTTTGCGCCACTTTGATGAATCGCCGCAACTGCCTTATGGCTATGCAAGCATGATTGTCTGGGCTTATGTGCCGTACTTGTGGCGTCGCCGGATGGATCATCGGGTACTCAAACATTATTCGGGTGAGGTGACATTAGCCAATATCCACCCGCCAAAACGTTTGAAGATGCTGGAGAAGTACGGCAATACCAGTAGCTTTTGATATGAAGTAGACAGTTGTTGAAGTACTCGGGATCTGTGTATCGCGCAGGTTTTTATCGCCCACGGTTTGCCGATTTCGAGTACTGACTAGTTGCACGAAAGTTGTTTGACCCGAACAAAAATAAAACCAAGGGAAGGGCGTCAACCATGCAAACCACTGCCAAGTTCACCACCCATATTGTACTGGCTGCACTGGGTCTTATTGTCTATCACCAGGCCCAGGCTGCTGCGCGTATCGAACCCGCCGGCAGTGCGTTTACCGCCCAGGGTCCTATCAGTTTCTCCAAGGGTGCCCTCATCAGCGCCGACTGCACCATCAAAGTGGCCGGCAAGGTGGCGGCGGATGGTGCGTCAGTCAGTGTCGACAAAGTCGTGTTCGACGGCGGCCTCAAGTGCAGTCGGGTTGAGGCGACAAACCTGCCCTGGATATTAGTGGCCAAAGATACCAAGAGTGGCTCGATGTCGAAAATCAGCGTCGACGTGCACGCGTTCGGCTTGGGTGGTAAGTGCGGTCCATCCACGGCCGATGGCACCTGGGATAACGCCACCGGCAAGTTGGAGGCCGCAAACGTCCCTATCGGCGAAGACTGCACCATCAAAACGGTGTCGATCAAAATGCCGCCGACTTTCAAGGTCGTCGAGTAAGCGCATTCGAATGTTGTAGCGGTAATTGAATTGAGATTTGGCTGGAAAGGGAAGTTCTGCAGTTTCACCGTGACCTCTCGATCATGGCCATTACCCCCCGGCGAAATGATTCGCCATACATGTGAGGAAAAACAATGAAAAGCTTGAAAACCCTCGTTTGTGCAACTTCTTTCGCAATGTGCTTTGGCGCCGCTTCCATGGCGACTGCTGCTTCGGTCTCGCCGGAAGGTCCGTTCTCGACGAATGCGGGCACCATTGTAGTGAAGTCGCCTTCGTCCTTCGGTGCTGCCGTGACCTGCGGCATCACCTTTACCGGCAACGTTAGCGGTGGCGTGGCTTCGATCAATGGCGCTTCCCTGACCGGCGGCGGTCTGTGCAGCCTGCCGACGCTGACCAACATCCCTTGGGTACTGACTGCTGCGTCTCCTACCACCGGGACTGTGACCAACGTGGGCTATAAGATCTCGTCGATCCCGGCCACCAACTGTGGGCCTACCACTATTAACGTCGCTTGGACAGCAGGCACCAAAACCCTCTCGGCGGCCAATCAGTCGCTGAGCGGCAACTGCACCGTGGTATCGCTGAGTGTCGTGGCACCGACGCTGTCGGTTAATTAACCACTGCAAGACTCC is a genomic window of Pseudomonas sp. ADAK18 containing:
- a CDS encoding SDR family oxidoreductase, producing the protein MKSFTGRVAAITGAASGMGRALALALAREGCHLALADKNSQGLAQTVELVKTSTLSPVLVTSQVLDVSDRQAMLDWAALCFAEHGQVNLIFNNAGVALSSTVEGVDYADLEWIVGINFWGVVHGTKAFLPYLKASGDGHVVNTSSVFGLFAQPGMSAYNATKFAVRGFTESLRQELDLQRAGVSATCVHPGGIRTDICRSSRIDPNMNGFLIHSEQQARADFEKLFITDADQAAKVILHGVRKNKRRVLIGRDAYALDLLARCLPAAYQALVVFASKRMAPKKAKAPAFETQDEHRL
- a CDS encoding NAD(P)/FAD-dependent oxidoreductase is translated as MNAYSQQDSTRDSVDIAIIGSGFAGLCMAIKLKEAGQHDFFIAEQADTLGGTWRDNHYPGCACDVQSHVYSFSFAPNPDWTRQFAPQAEIRAYLEQCAQRYELASYLRFGMGLDQAVFDDAQQRWNLRFSNGRQVSARVLVSGMGGLSRPALPDIPGLDSFKGKRFHSQQWDHDYSLKGKRVAVIGTGASAIQFVPQIAPHVAHLDLFQRTPPWIMPKRDRPISRFERWTFKYLPFTQRLVRGAFYLALESRVVGFALHPKLMKVVQKIAVGHLHKQVTRPSLRKTLTPDYTIGCKRILISNDYYPALSRSNVQVVTYNVVRIEADGVITADGIKHPADCLIFGTGFQATDPLPRGCIIGRHGVDIMDTWRDGAHAYLGTTVPGYPNLFLIVGPNTGLGHNSMILMIEAQVTYILDALQQMQRQRIDTIDVKPAVESAYNLNLQEKLKRTIWSTGGCQSWYLDPRTGKNTTLWPGSTWRFKQVTRHFSLKDYVVSTAPATADSRPVSHPNTTAEGSLS
- a CDS encoding alpha/beta fold hydrolase, encoding MAVEWVVAAGVFVGASAVLWGISAWMTRRIEAAVPINGRFLEVDGERFHYVEEGKGPPLVMIHGLMGSSRNLTYALSAQLREHFRVITVDRPGSGYSTRHKGTPADLPGQARQMATFIKTLDLGQPLVLGHSLGGAISLALALNHPHAVSGLILVAPLTYPQGMLPLVFVSLAVRPAWLRRWVSRTLAAPLGMLTKGSVVKGVFAPDIAPDDFSTRGGGLLGMRPDNFYAASSEIALVNDYLPEMVKRYPQLSLPIGLIYGSRDKVLDFRKHGQALADKVPGLKLQLVNGAGHMLPITSPERIAALVEQVAKRARPAQSATILHPPFALASK
- a CDS encoding alkane 1-monooxygenase — its product is MNQTLAAPHVWTDGKRHLWWLGIMPLATPLLSGALAITTGVQQLWWVGVLVIFGLIPLIDGLLGEDVSNPPESAVSGLESQSYYRWIVYTGVLFVISSVIITGWLAVSGIDWIISGGLLHATASMDPSSWMAQTASFITARTQLHGEVSWFTYLGMAMSTGAATGIAINTAHELGHKPRLLEVILAKITLAPTFYGHFYTEHNRGHHVRVATPEDPASSRLGESFWAFLPRSVGFSARSAWNLERERLRKLGLPAWHWKNGVLSAWMYSVVLWGAMIAWLGVGVIPFLVIQGVYGFSLLEVVNYVEHYGLMRQKLPNGRYERCSPRHSWNSNRIVTNIFLFQLQRHSDHHANPTRSYQSLRHFDESPQLPYGYASMIVWAYVPYLWRRRMDHRVLKHYSGEVTLANIHPPKRLKMLEKYGNTSSF
- the praA gene encoding alkane oxidation protein activator PraA encodes the protein MQTTAKFTTHIVLAALGLIVYHQAQAAARIEPAGSAFTAQGPISFSKGALISADCTIKVAGKVAADGASVSVDKVVFDGGLKCSRVEATNLPWILVAKDTKSGSMSKISVDVHAFGLGGKCGPSTADGTWDNATGKLEAANVPIGEDCTIKTVSIKMPPTFKVVE
- the praB gene encoding alkane oxidation protein activator PraB — protein: MKSLKTLVCATSFAMCFGAASMATAASVSPEGPFSTNAGTIVVKSPSSFGAAVTCGITFTGNVSGGVASINGASLTGGGLCSLPTLTNIPWVLTAASPTTGTVTNVGYKISSIPATNCGPTTINVAWTAGTKTLSAANQSLSGNCTVVSLSVVAPTLSVN